Proteins from one Acetobacteroides hydrogenigenes genomic window:
- a CDS encoding T9SS type A sorting domain-containing protein, with protein sequence MGYGLVNAYDAVKATLIKNLSISGPDALCSGTIATYSISNLPQGTTVSWYANGLNLSAAIGASTNATTIQGAGAGYVRATITSSNGTLILTKELALNGYTPIIGPDFEYLSNKKAYFEIDTQEPSVWSVNGDTFTSMPYSNRIVVPLYQYYPGSVLITCAVNSSCGHYEARKDFQIIGDEEALDAYSLYPNPTSTSFSIKQNEELQAMSSTLVGDAKSQDNLSILIYNDQSQLLRQQKVYLNQAVSIDNLREGLYIIHIKDGKKVHKKKLIIRRN encoded by the coding sequence ATGGGATATGGTCTGGTTAATGCCTATGACGCTGTTAAAGCTACATTAATAAAGAATCTTAGCATTTCTGGCCCCGATGCGCTTTGCTCTGGTACCATTGCCACCTACAGCATCAGCAACCTGCCTCAGGGAACTACGGTCTCTTGGTATGCAAATGGCCTAAACCTTAGCGCTGCTATAGGTGCTTCTACTAATGCAACGACAATACAAGGTGCAGGTGCTGGCTATGTGCGTGCAACAATTACCTCATCTAATGGCACTCTTATCCTAACAAAAGAGTTGGCGCTTAATGGCTATACGCCAATAATCGGCCCTGACTTTGAGTACCTAAGCAACAAAAAGGCATACTTCGAGATAGATACCCAAGAACCCTCTGTATGGTCTGTAAATGGGGATACTTTTACCAGCATGCCTTACTCTAATCGTATTGTCGTTCCCCTATACCAGTACTACCCGGGTTCTGTCCTTATTACCTGTGCAGTAAACTCCAGCTGCGGCCATTATGAAGCGCGTAAGGATTTTCAAATAATTGGCGATGAAGAAGCTCTTGACGCGTATTCGCTTTACCCCAATCCTACCAGCACCTCATTTAGCATAAAGCAGAACGAGGAGCTACAGGCAATGTCTAGTACGCTTGTAGGTGATGCAAAAAGCCAAGATAACCTCTCCATCCTTATATACAACGACCAAAGCCAGCTTCTGCGACAGCAGAAGGTGTACCTAAATCAAGCTGTAAGCATTGATAACCTTCGGGAAGGGCTCTACATCATTCACATAAAGGATGGTAAAAAAGTTCACAAGAAAAAGCTGATTATTAGGAGAAATTAG
- a CDS encoding S8 family peptidase, producing MNKIEFMRKYLIFLIVILTFTNGFSQNGSKHYYYYNNEKKYLELNSDYVFVSFTGSDAKQINELRKFGLTKYQKESASSKLKQKLNEIEDFYWAEIKLGENISIESYTQKISELKKVENIKVVSPYFKSANSKKIGLSNSFYVKIKTLSDTLLLQQYAKRHNAVIDNQDTFMPLWFTLSCTKNTSMNALELANKFYESGMFQYAEPDLMLDNILNSVDDTYFTNQWGLRNTGQYQGTSGIDIKALEAWNMSIGSGVNVAVVDHGIQLDHPDLQANIHSLSYDTENDSSPSIVRGDHATACAGIIGAIGNTAGIRGVSPNCKLMSVSSTLDLMTPDIRKKMAKGINWATQNGAHIISNSWGHNDLTSNYIDDAITNAITNGRNGLGCVVIFASGNDNGQVNYPANSNPNILTVGAISPCGQRKNPSSCDGENWGSNYGPTLDVVAPGVLISTTDRTSSNGYNPSMPIHTGNGGNKVTSDYSNMDYTVWFNGTSAACPHVAGVAALILSVNPSLTGQQVRDIIEQTAQKVGGYPYSTTPG from the coding sequence ATGAATAAAATAGAATTTATGAGAAAGTATTTGATATTTCTGATCGTAATCTTGACGTTTACAAACGGATTCTCACAAAATGGAAGCAAGCATTATTACTACTACAATAATGAGAAAAAGTATCTTGAACTAAACTCGGACTATGTATTTGTCTCTTTTACAGGTAGCGATGCTAAGCAAATCAATGAGCTACGTAAATTTGGTTTGACAAAATACCAGAAAGAGTCAGCAAGCAGCAAGTTAAAACAAAAACTTAATGAGATAGAGGATTTCTATTGGGCAGAAATTAAATTGGGCGAAAACATTTCTATTGAATCTTATACACAGAAAATATCTGAATTAAAGAAAGTAGAAAACATAAAGGTAGTTTCACCCTACTTCAAATCTGCTAACAGCAAAAAAATTGGATTATCCAATTCCTTCTATGTGAAGATCAAAACACTCTCTGACACTCTACTTTTACAGCAGTACGCTAAGCGTCACAATGCAGTTATTGACAATCAAGACACATTTATGCCCTTATGGTTTACATTATCGTGTACTAAGAATACGAGTATGAATGCGTTGGAACTGGCCAATAAGTTTTATGAAAGCGGCATGTTTCAGTATGCAGAACCAGATTTAATGCTCGACAATATTTTGAATTCTGTCGATGATACCTATTTTACCAATCAATGGGGACTTCGTAATACTGGCCAATACCAAGGAACAAGTGGTATAGATATTAAAGCTCTTGAAGCGTGGAATATGTCAATTGGTTCAGGAGTTAATGTTGCTGTAGTTGATCATGGTATACAGTTGGATCATCCCGATTTGCAAGCTAATATTCATTCATTAAGCTACGATACAGAAAATGATTCTTCACCCAGCATTGTTAGGGGAGATCATGCTACTGCTTGTGCGGGTATAATTGGAGCTATCGGGAATACAGCAGGTATACGAGGGGTATCCCCCAATTGCAAGTTAATGTCAGTGAGTAGTACGCTAGACCTTATGACGCCAGATATTAGAAAAAAAATGGCAAAGGGCATTAATTGGGCTACTCAAAATGGTGCACATATTATCAGTAATTCGTGGGGCCATAATGATCTTACAAGCAACTATATTGATGATGCAATAACCAATGCAATAACCAATGGGCGTAACGGCTTAGGTTGTGTTGTGATATTTGCTTCAGGAAATGATAATGGTCAGGTTAATTATCCTGCCAATAGCAACCCAAACATACTAACAGTCGGTGCTATTAGCCCATGTGGTCAGCGTAAAAATCCATCTTCGTGCGATGGCGAAAACTGGGGAAGTAATTATGGACCAACTCTAGACGTTGTTGCACCTGGAGTGCTGATCTCTACAACAGATAGAACAAGTAGCAATGGTTATAATCCAAGCATGCCGATTCATACTGGGAATGGAGGAAATAAGGTAACCTCTGATTATAGCAATATGGATTATACTGTGTGGTTCAACGGCACCTCTGCGGCATGTCCCCATGTTGCGGGTGTTGCAGCCCTTATTCTATCAGTTAATCCATCCTTAACTGGTCAACAAGTACGGGATATAATTGAGCAAACAGCTCAAAAAGTGGGTGGATACCCTTACTCGACGACTCCCGGTTGA
- a CDS encoding MFS transporter, with the protein MNRNAAIPIVRNDPKVVRGWVMYDWANSVYQLTIASTIFPIYFNSVTHTNGSYTVSFFGYEIVNTVLYSWSIAVAYLLVAVLSPLLSSFADYTGRRRAFMKAFTLIGSVSCGALFFFNKNTIELGTIAFTLGTIGYGGSIVFYNSFLPVIASEDMQDRISARGYSLGYLGGVVLLLFNLFMIMQPGLFGIANGSPLPAQISFVTVFLWWLGFSQITFEALPKYTLRKRKRKERVLLNGYRELQHTFKKVIKSYRLTVFLIGFFFTMMGLLTTMFMAASYGEKQLGVKEDVLIGTILVIQLVGIAGAWSFARLSERYGNLQALLVSLVVWIAICIYAFAIKGAGGFIVAAVVIGLVMGGTQSLARSTYSKMLPETTDHTSFFSFYDVLEKMATVLGTFMFGIIEAITGSMRYSVLSIAIFFVLGLVSFLLLVGRTKPNKSVA; encoded by the coding sequence ATGAACCGAAACGCAGCCATACCCATAGTGAGAAACGACCCGAAGGTGGTTCGAGGTTGGGTTATGTACGATTGGGCCAACTCGGTGTACCAGCTTACCATAGCATCCACCATCTTCCCCATATACTTCAACTCGGTAACGCACACCAATGGCAGCTACACGGTTTCGTTCTTTGGATACGAGATTGTAAATACCGTTCTATACTCGTGGTCTATCGCCGTTGCCTACCTTTTAGTGGCAGTACTATCGCCGCTACTCTCCTCGTTTGCCGACTATACGGGCAGACGAAGGGCCTTTATGAAAGCCTTTACCCTCATCGGATCGGTATCGTGCGGGGCGCTTTTCTTCTTCAACAAGAACACCATCGAGCTGGGGACTATAGCGTTCACCTTAGGAACGATTGGCTACGGCGGCAGCATTGTGTTCTACAACTCGTTTCTTCCGGTAATTGCCAGCGAGGATATGCAGGATCGCATCAGCGCACGAGGGTACTCGCTGGGGTACCTAGGCGGAGTTGTGCTGCTGCTGTTCAACCTTTTTATGATCATGCAGCCGGGACTATTCGGAATAGCGAATGGCTCCCCGCTTCCGGCTCAGATATCATTTGTCACCGTATTCCTGTGGTGGCTGGGATTCTCGCAGATTACCTTCGAGGCTCTACCAAAGTACACGCTAAGGAAGCGCAAGCGAAAGGAAAGAGTGCTTCTAAACGGCTATCGCGAGCTCCAACATACCTTCAAGAAGGTGATAAAATCGTACCGGCTTACCGTATTCCTTATCGGCTTCTTCTTTACCATGATGGGCCTACTAACCACCATGTTTATGGCCGCCAGCTACGGCGAAAAGCAGCTGGGGGTAAAGGAGGATGTGCTAATAGGCACCATTCTGGTAATTCAGCTGGTGGGTATTGCCGGAGCGTGGTCGTTTGCCCGCCTATCGGAGAGATACGGAAACCTGCAGGCGCTGCTGGTATCGCTGGTAGTATGGATTGCCATTTGCATCTACGCCTTTGCCATTAAGGGTGCCGGCGGCTTTATCGTTGCTGCCGTTGTAATCGGGCTGGTGATGGGTGGTACGCAGTCGCTGGCGCGGTCCACCTACTCGAAGATGCTGCCCGAAACCACCGACCATACCTCCTTCTTCAGCTTCTACGATGTGCTGGAGAAGATGGCAACCGTTTTGGGCACCTTTATGTTCGGCATCATCGAGGCAATTACGGGCAGCATGCGCTACTCGGTACTCTCCATCGCCATCTTCTTTGTGCTGGGGCTGGTATCCTTCCTGCTTTTGGTTGGCAGGACAAAGCCCAATAAAAGCGTCGCATAA